Proteins from one Athalia rosae chromosome 8, iyAthRosa1.1, whole genome shotgun sequence genomic window:
- the LOC105693070 gene encoding serine/threonine-protein kinase N isoform X1, with amino-acid sequence MPRRKSIWSCFNLEGSMGDYISHPVLYELSHKYGVGGSDQMPLPARLDELREHIRREIRKELKIKAGAENLRLVATDRKALADVATIVKKANNKLSELQAELQELESQIILTQGQPSSPQLNHCNGQDTPLSPMDSSSPSQEGLFTDLRLVSLEKQLNIELKVKQGAENMIQSLTSGHRDKKLLQEAQQMLADSRAKIEFLRMRIVKLRRVRKQQRSRGYSPAPNGENTTSKDKYEPNLELALEERVEELRHRLLIEAAVVEGAKNVIRLLQSAKVADKKAVTEAQASLAESSRKLDLLRLSLELRRQELPPDSATATQLKRELASVQAASPVPVTYTSLQPFRGPLEGRAVVPASVSRCAAVTGQLEVRLMGCQDLAEEVPGRTRREHPASPDLRSFVKGVTGRSSSKSYSVKDETSNDIMAVIKLDNQTVAQTNWRPCSQQAWDQRFSIELDKSRELEIGIYWKDWRSLCAVKFLRLEEFIDDVRHGMALQLEPQGLLFAEIKFLNPMISRKPKLQRQRKIFKQQVKNFPRPNQMNINVATWGRLLKRSAPSMHNSRNSESPPSGPQPLRLAFENWPEDKPETPGESPDPDKGGLGGARPLGMGGATGSPVLPHPPDHPPPPPPSVTKKPTMPAPPPPPKLDPELQSALREFDFLHNEEKGGPQGASLRPLVTEPRPVLIAPPSPRTPSPQPVVEFPEDEVVYELPGRPLPYRESTYESKRLSQLTGMTLDNFRLLSVLGRGHFGKVILSQYRNTGEYFAIKALKKGDIIARDEVESLLSEKRIFEVANTTRHPFLVNLFACFQTEAHVCFVMEYAAGGDLMMHIHADVFGEPRAVFYAACVVLGLQYLHESRIIYRDLKLDNLLLDTEGYVKIADFGLCKEGMGFGDRTGTFCGTPEFLAPEVLTETSYTRAVDWWGLGVLIFEMLVGESPFPGDDEEEVFDSIVNDEVRYPRFLSLEAIAIMRRLLRKNPDRRLGSSERDAEDVKKQAFFRNISWDDLLLRRVKPPFVPVIHFVEDVSNFDEEFTSEKPQLTPPKDPRMLNDQEQSLFRDFTYMADWC; translated from the exons ATGCCGAGAAGGAAATCGATTTGGTCTTGTTTTAATCTCGAAGGTTCCATG ggcGACTACATCAGCCACCCAGTTCTCTACGAGTTGTCGCACAAGTACGGGGTCGGAGGAAGCGATCAAATGCCGCTGCCAGCCCGGCTCGATGAACTCCGGGAACATATTCGTAGAGAAATacgaaaa GAACTCAAGATCAAAGCCGGTGCGGAAAATCTTCGATTAGTAGCCACCGATCGAAAGGCTCTGGCGGACGTCGCTACCATTGTCAAAAAGGCGAATAACAAACTCAGCGAACTACAAGCCGAACTACAAGAACTCGAGAGTCAGATCATTCTCACTCAAGGACAACCTTCTTCGCCGCAGCTAAACCACTGCAACGGTCAAG ATACACCCCTGTCACCGATGGATTCCTCTTCTCCGAGTCAGGAAGGTCTTTTCACAGATCTTCGGCTAGTTTCTTTGGAAAAACAACTCAACATCGAACTAAAG GTGAAACAGGGCgctgaaaatatgattcagaGCTTGACGAGCGGACACAGGGACAAGAAGTTATTACAGGAAGCGCAGCAGATGCTCGCGGATTCCCGGGCGAAAATAGAGTTTTTGAGAATGCGTATTGTAAAACTTAGACGCGTTAGAAAACAGCAACGCTCCAGGGGATATTCGCCGGCACCGAACGGCGAAAATACCACTAGCAAAG ACAAGTATGAACCGAACCTGGAACTCGCTCTCGAGGAGAGGGTCGAAGAACTCCGACATCGACTGCTAATCGAAGCTGCGGTCGTCGAGGGCGCCAAGAACGTGATTCGTCTTCTGCAGAGCGCCAAGGTCGCCGACAAAAAAGCTGTCACCGAG GCTCAAGCAAGCCTTGCAGAGTCGAGTAGAAAGTTAGACTTGCTGAGATTATCGCTGGAACTCAGAAGACAAGAATTGCCGCCCGACAGTGCGACCGCCACACAATTGAAACGAGAATTAGCCAGCGTACAAGCCGCCAGTCCAGTTCCCGTGACTTACACGTCATTGCAACCTTTTCGCGGACCTCTGGAAGGCCGAGCCGTAGTTCCTGCCTCCGTGTCGAGATGCGCGGCAGTTACCGGCCAattggag gTGCGACTGATGGGGTGCCAAGATCTGGCCGAAGAAGTACCGGGTAGAACTAGAAGGGAGCACCCGGCTAGCCCGGATTTGCGTAGTTTTGTTAAGGGTGTTACGGGGCGTAGTTCGAGCAAGTCCTACAGCGTGAAGGATGAAACTAGCA ATGACATAATGGCGGTTATTAAATTGGATAATCAAACCGTAGCGCAAACTAATTGGCGCCCGTGTTCCCAGCAGGCTTGGGATCAAAG GTTTTCGATCGAACTAGACAAGTCCAGAGAATTGGAAATAGGCATATATTGGAAGGATTGGAGATCGCTTTgcgcggtgaaatttttacgtcTCGAGGAATTCATCGACGACGTACGACATGGTATGGCGTTGCAGCTGGAACCCCAGGGCCTACTCTTTgcggaaataaaattcctcAATCCAATGATCTCAAGAAAGCCAAAACTACAACGCcaacgtaaaattttcaaacaacaaGTAAAGAATTTCCCTCGTCCAAATCAAATGAACATAAACGTCGCTACGTGGGGGAGACTCCTCAAGCGTTCCGCACCTTCCATGCACAACAGTAGAAATTCGGAGAGTCCGCCGTCGG GACCACAACCGCTACGACTGGCATTCGAAAACTGGCCCGAAGACAAGCCAGAAACACCCGGTGAGTCACCTGATCCGGACAAGGGTGGACTCGGGGGTGCACGACCCTTGGGAATGGGTGGTGCAACCGGTAGTCCGGTATTACCGCATCCTCCGGACCATCCGCCACCACCTCCGCCATCGGTAACGAAAAAACCCACAATGCCAGctccaccgccaccaccgaAACTAGATCCGGAG TTGCAGAGTGCGTTAAGGGAGTTTGATTTTCTGCACAACGAGGAGAAGGGCGGGCCCCAGGGGGCAAGTTTGAGACCCCTCGTGACGGAGCCCCGCCCTGTGCTGATCGCACCACCCTCTCCACGCACCCCCTCGCCCCAACCTGTCGTCGAGTTCCCTGAGGATGAG GTTGTGTATGAATTACCCGGTAGACCTCTACCATATAGAGAGAGTACGTACGAATCAAAACGACTCTCTCAGCTAACTGGTATGACTCTAGACAACTTTAGATTACTATCAGTCCTCGGTCGCGGCCATTTCGGAAAGGTAATTTTATCTCAGTACAGAAATACTGGGGAATATTTTGCAATTAAGGCcttaaaaaaaggagatatcATCGCGAGAGATGAAGTTGAATCATTGCTCTCTGAGAAACGCATATTCGAAGTTGCCAATACAACGCGCCATCCGTTCCTCGTCAATCTCTTCGCCTGCTTCCAAACCGAG GCGCACGTATGTTTTGTAATGGAGTACGCCGCTGGTGGTGACTTGATGATGCACATACATGCGGACGTATTCGGCGAACCGCGTGCTGTCTTTTATGCCGCCTGTGTTGTCCTAGGGCTACAATACCTGCACGAAAGTCGTATTATATACAG AGACTTGAAACTCGACAATCTCTTGCTCGACACAGAAGGTTACGTTAAAATAGCCGATTTTGGATTATGCAAGGAAGGGATGGGATTCGGGGATAGGACAGGTACCTTTTGCGGGACCCCTGAATTCCTCGCACCCGAAGTCCTTACGGAGACTTCGTACACTCGCGCCGTCGATTGGTGGGGTCTGGGTGTGCTTATTTTTGAGATGCTCGTTGGAGAG TCGCCGTTCCCTGGtgatgatgaagaagaagtCTTCGATTCAATAGTAAATGACGAAGTTCGTTACCCACGATTTCTTTCTCTAGAAGCTATTGCGATCATGAGAAGG CTGCTGAGAAAGAATCCCGATAGACGGTTAGGCAGTAGTGAACGGGACGCGGAGGACGTTAAGAAACAAGCATTTTTCAGAAACATTTCATGGGATGATTTATTGCTGAGACGTGTCAAACCACCGTTCGTACCGGTCATT CACTTCGTAGAGGACGTTAGTAACTTCGACGAAGAATTTACTTCGGAAAAACCACAGCTAACACCACCTAAAGATCCACGCATGCTCAATGATCAAGAACAAAGCCTTTTCAGAGATTTCACATACATGGCCGATTGGTGCTAG